A segment of the Aureliella helgolandensis genome:
CCGCCAGGTCCCACGGGACCTACATAGTTCTGCCACAAGTTGAAGGAAACTCGATAGCTGCCTGTGAAACTTTGGCCAGTAGGCGAAACGCTGAAACCGCCAAACACTCCATTGACGTTGTTAGCCGTCATTTTCAGACCGGTCGTTGTAGCCCCGCCAGGAGCAGCCCCGACTCCAATGGCCGAATAGTCATAAAAGTAGTCGGCTTGGATGTCTGTTACGCCAGGATCGTTGGTGGTCCAATTGGCTGAATTGTCAGTATCGAAATCCTCCGAAAAGAGCGTAATGTCGGCCTGCGCTGCTGTAGCGCCGCCGCAAACCGCCGCTGCGACTAGCAATCCACGAAAAAATCTTCGCATCAAGAACTCCCTACCTCAAAATGAATGTTGCAATTGCGCTGTAGTTTCGCCCGCGTCAACGCATAGTGAATTAAGAATCCAAGGACTTTGCGGGCCGCGCACATCGCCACTATTGTAACCACCGCAATACACCGCACACCCCGCATTTCCGCCATTTCCCCTATTTCCCTTAATCCGAGCGGTCTGCAGCCCCTCGCATGCCAGGCATCCACATGGCCTCCTCCCCTCCAAAGCTCGCCGCAGCAACAGTCCGCCTTCGGCCGTGCAAGCCCCTCGGGCAGGAGAAACAGTAATCCGCCTTTGCCAGCCATTCCCCCCCACACACAAAGCCCCCCAAGCACTTTCCCGCCCCCCAGCCGGGAAGATGGTGGGAAGATGGTGGGAAGATGGTGGGAAGATGCTGGGAAGGTGGTGAGGGACAGCCCCTGAGCGCAATAGGTGCCACCCACATTCCGAAATGACGGAAAATGGATGGCACCTACTGGAGACGCTAGCAAAACAGGAAGGAAGGCCATGCTGGCTATAGAACGTGAGGCAAAGATGGGGGCTAACGCCCTACCGTGAGGCACACGGACCGGGGGTCCATGCTACCGAACCACCCGGCAAAATGCTGCATCAGCGTAGCTTGGGCCCCCGGCCCGTGCACTTCACTGCGTGGAGGGCGAAGCAAAATACTAGCTGGATACCTGTCCAGAGCGTAAAAAGCGCAATAGGTGCCACCCACATTCCAAAATAACGGAAGATGGATGGCACCTATTGGAGACGCTAGCAAAACAGGAAGGGAGGCCACGCTGGCTACAGACCATGAGCACAAGACGGGGGCTAACGCCCTACCGTGAGGCACACGGACCGGGGGTCCATGCTACCGAACCACCCGGCAAAATGCTGCATCAGCGTAGCTTGGGCCCCGGCCCGTGCACTTCACTGCGTGGGGGGCGAAGCAAAATACTAGCTGGATACCTGTACAGCATTGTTAGGGGCACCTGCGACCGAGCCGAGATTTCAGCCCCATTGCTTTTCGAGGTACGCACAGCTGGGTTCCCGCCAGTGCGGAGATCACGGGGATTGAGGGAAGCTCATGCTGCTCGGGTTTTGTCCTGGGGGGAGAGGGAGAGGGAGAGGGAGGCAGTTAAAGCATGCAGCTCCCGGGCACCCATTGCAGGCCACTACGCGATACTCATTCCTGCAAATTGTGGCAGGGTCGTGGCCCAAGAGCGCATCGCACCGCCGCTCGGACAAAATGTGCGAGTTGGGCCTTCAAACCGTACCGTCTTACGGAGCGTTCCGGCGAATTGCGTGTCGACGCCCGCTGATGCCGGAACGCCCGTGACCGACGAAACCATGCGCAGAAAACTAGTCCCCTGTGCGCCTTGAGCCGTATTGCAATGCATGAACTGGATGCATCCATAAGATCCGAAGCAGCCGCGTAACCTCGAGAGTGCGTTGCGCGTGGCCGTATCGTTGCGAAAGGTCGAATGATCTTCAATACTTCCATGGCCATCTGAAACTCCTGCCGCACCGGGTGCTCCGTGCCCATGAAACCGCAGCAAAAACAGATTGTTAGCCCGTCCACGAATGTCACAGATTGCTTGCTCGATACCATTGCACATCCCGCCGATCAGTACTGGAGAGGCACCAGACCTCCTCAAGTCACCAACTTCCATTTTGAACAAGCTTTCATCAAAGACATCGATGCAATCAAGAATTTGCAAGTGTTCATTGGCAATCAGTCGAGGCCATGTGTTTTGACCGATCACGCCGTCAACAGTTAGCGGACGGTGTTCGCGTTGAAATTTTTTTACAGCGGCAGCGGTGCGAGAACCATAAATCCCATCGACACCTAACGATTCGCCTGTCCGATTGAGCAACATCTGCGCGACGACCACTGACGGCAGCCGATCACCATGCCTCAACCATACAAATTCGGACATGCTTAACTCCCAGATCAAACAACCAAGGTAAAAACTCGGACGGGCATCCCAATCGAACACGCTACCATTATCGAGCCAACGTGAGATTCGTTGCGTCAGAAATACGAGAACGGGGCAAAAGCGCCGTTTCGTTCCCCTTGAGCCGTCCTGGCGATCGCAGAAATAGGGCGACAATGCCAGGCATGTTTTAAACAGCCAACAGAGGACATTAGAGGAGAAGAGGGGTGCCAAGAAGTGGGCTCGCCGAACAACGCAAAATGGACTAAAGAACTCATGGTGGGAGTTGGCCATTAGTTTCGACTCCGCAATTGTTTAGGCACCATGGAACCTGCCGATGAAGGGTTGCAACCCTTGGGTTCTTCGCAGAAGACTCTCTGCACCACACCGATTTGCTAGCAACGAGCTTAATCGCTATGAGAATCGCACTCATCCCATGCCGATGGAATCGCTACATGGCATCCAATGCACAGCAGTGGTGGTGCATTAGTCTTGTGATGCTGGGGCTGGTGGTTGGAACAGGCTGTCGCTCCCTAGTTCCACAGCAAATCGATGCTTTGCAACTTTACACTTCGCCGGAGCTTTTGGACGCGGAGCCGCAAATTCAGCGAGGTGAACCACGCAAGGTCCTCGATGCAGCGGGATGGGTGTGGGGTATTCCCAGCAAAATACTGCTGTGGGATCGTCGCGTCGACAATCATCGGATTTCGCCTGAAACTGAAATCGCGATCTCGGACTATTTGGCAGTCAACGGCTTGAACACGGTTCGTGTTCGCTTGAACCAGTATCGCCCGGGAGACGATTGGCGACGACTGGTCAAAAATCGCTCTGTGGGGGCACCCTGGAGGTACACGGTTGGGACGTTGAGCGTCCTCGGTGAGACCGTCCTACCGGGGCGTTTGTTTGGCGGAGACCATTTCAACCCGTTTACCAACACCGTCCACGTCTACTCCGATATACCTGCAATCGCATTGCATGAGGCCGGACACGCGAAGGATTTCGGACGGCGAAAATGGAAGGGCAGCTATGCCTTCCTATACGTATTGCCGATAGTTCCACTGTATCACGAATCGATCGCCAGTCGCGATGCCGTGGCCTACCTCGAGTCGGTCGGCACTCCCCAACAACAGGCGGAAGCTTACCGCATTCTTAGCCCAGCCTACGGGACGTACGTGGGCTCGACGGCAGGCACTTTCCTACCAGGCTACGCCAATCCAGCCTACTACGGTGCCGTCGTAGCCGGACATGCCGTGGGACGATTTCATGCGCATCAGGCACTCCATGGCGATGCGACTGCCAGCGAGGAGTACACCATGCTCGGTCTAGCTACGATTGAGGACGCAGACGCGAAGATCGAGCGGTAGCTTTGCCATCGGATTTCTAGCACCATGACCGCACTGGCAGCCCGAAACCATCGGCTCTCGTCCAGGAAACTCCAGTCGTGGACGGCGGAATCGCATCGTCAATCGCGCGACGCATGGCCACTGATTGGAGCAGATCGCTTACAATGATCGCTTTGACCACTAATTTTCCGCTGGAGGCCACCGCATGATCCGCATAACGCTCCGTTTCTTGTTGTCCCTGTTCGCACTCTGCGTAATGGGGGCCCCCCAGACGGCTCGGGTGATGGCTCAGGCGGTAGAATTGCCGGAAATCCAGCGGAGTGCGGGAGCGAAGCAGCGCAACGTCATTTTCATCTTGACCGACGATCACCGCTACGACGCCATGGGGTTTGCGGGGCACCCGTTCCTTGAGACACCCAATATGGACCAGCTTGCCAGCCAAGGTGTGCATCTCAAGAACGCGTTTGTCACGACATCATTATGCTCCCCTAGTCGAGCCTCAATCTTGACCGGGCTGTACACCCACAAGCACCGGGTGATCGACAACAACCGCCTGGTACCGCCAAACACTATTTTCTTTCCGCAGTACTTACAACAGGCCGGTTATTCCACTGCTTTTATTGGCAAATGGCACATGGGGGGTGCACACGACGAACCAAGGCCTGGATTTGATCATTGGGTCAGCTTTCGCGGCCAAGGCAACTACCTCTCTCCAGGCCCCAATTACACATTGAACGTCAATGGCGAGCGGGTGCCCCAACGGGGCTACATCACCGACGAGTTGACCGACTACGCAGTCGACTGGTTGGAACAGCAAAGTGCGGACAAACCGTTCTTCATGTATTTGTCGCACAAAGCAGTCCACGCCAATTTCACTCCTGCCGAGCGCCACGCGGATCGCTATGCCGATGCCGATTTAAGTTTTCTCCCCAAGGGAAAGGAAATCACAGCCCAAGCCAATTCCCCCCGTTGGGTGCGAGATCAACGGAATAGCTGGCATGGCATTGATTTCTCGTACCATAGCGACAAGGGGCTCGATTACCTCTACCGCCGCTATTGCGAATCGGTGCTGGCCGTCGATGACAGCGTGGGACGCGTTCTAGAGCAACTGAAAACGATGGGAATCCATGACGAGACGATTGTAATCTATATGGGTGACAACGGTTTCATGTGGGGCGAACATGGCTTGATTGACAAGCGGGTCGCCTACGAAGCTTCCATTCGCGTCCCCTTAGTCATGCAATGTCCAGATCTTTACCCCGGCGGAACCGTCGTGGAAGAAGTGATCGGAAACATTGACATCGGCCCTACGATTCTGCAAGCAGCCGGTCTCGAAACTCCCGAGTACATGGATGGCGAGAGCTTTCTTGAATTGCCCAACAACCCATCGCAGGCATGGCGCGACTACTTTTTGTATGTCTACTATTGGGAGAAGAACTTTCCGCAAACGCCCACGCAATTCGCGCTTCGAGGGGAGCGTTACAAGTACATTACGTATTACGGTCTGTGGGACACCGATGAGTTCTACGATCTGCAGAACGATCCCGGTGAAACGCAAAACTTGATCTACGATCCGTCATTGGCCGCTACGATTAAGACGTATGAGGCCAAGCTCTACGAAATGTTGGGCGAGGCTGGAGGCATGGATATTCCCATGAACCAACCGGCAGGTCGCTCCTCGAACAAACGTTGGGCTGAACGTGGAGGAGCTCACGCTGCAGATTTCCCAAGTGCCATGGTCGTTGATGAGCCGATCAATCGCCAGGCCCAATAGATCGACCGAGTCACCTCAGCCCCTTTTTCAAGTAATGGTCTTCATGCAAAGTTTGATCGTTTGGACATTTGCCTTGTCCCTGTGCCTGACGCCGAGTCTCGGACGACGTATCCATGCACAACAAGCACCCTATGACAACGCACCTCAAGTCGATGCACCCTACTATCGAGTTCGGTATGAAGGATCCCAGGAAGAGGGCAAGCTCGTTTATCCCGTGGCCTTTACGATTTGGATCCCAGCGAACGTCGAGCGATTGCGTGGAGTAGTCGTGCATCAGCATGGCTGCGGCGAAGGCTCCTGTCTTTCGGGGCAAACGGGAGCCTTTGATTTGCATTGGCAAGCGTTGGCAAGCAAACACGCTTGCGGTCTGCTGTCGCCAGTCTATGAGCAGCCGGACGGAGCGGATTGCCAGCGTTGGTGCGACCCACGCCATGGTTCTGATGCAGCCTTTCAAACCGCTCTATCCGACCTGGGAAAACTCTCCGGACACCCCGAACTCTCTGAAGTTCCATGGGCCCTGTGGGGGCATAGTGGCGGAGGGCATTGGGCGGGTGGCATGTTGCTGCTGCATCCAGAACGCGTGGCCGCAGCTTGGTTGCGATCTGGAGTTCCGCTACTGAAGGCCGAAGAGGGCAGAGACATCAAACCGCATCAATTGTCCAAGGCGGCACTCTCAGTACCGATGATGTGCAACTTGGGTACTCAAGAGGGAGTCACTGTCACGGATGGAAGATTCTCAGGAGTTTGGCCAGCCAACCAACAGTTTTTTAGAAGCGTGCGTAGCGGTGGAGGACTGATCGGTGTAGCGATCGATCCACTGACCAGTCATGAATGCGGCAACCAACGCTACTTGGCGATACCATGGTTCGATGCTTGTCTACTGGCTCGATTGCCCGACGCGCCTGACCAAGCGCTGAAAGCGTTGTCTCCAGTGAGCGGGTGGCTGGCAAACTTTCCGGCACTTGCCCCCACGGCAAACGAATCGGTTCATCCCGTCCCTGCTCGAGAATTCTCAGGTAATATTGCCGAGTCCATTTGGCTTCCCTCTCAATCCATTGCTACTGCTTGGACCGAGTACACGAACGATACCAACGTCTCCGACGTAACGCCGCCGCCGGAGCCTGCAACCTCCGCCTGCAAGCGCAGCAACTAACGTGGACCGCCACTGCGGATCTAGAAAGTGGGCTGGCTGAATTTGTGATTGAATGCAATGGAAAACCGATAGCCAGCATCCCCTCGCAACCAGAGAACCGGTTTGGGCGTCCTTTGTTTCAAGGCCTGCAATACAGCGATACGCCCGCCAACCCGTTGGCGTCGATGACCTACACCCTCAGCGAGGACGCAACTGGTGAAGTCTCGCAGTATCGCGTTCGTGCGCGGAATACGGCAGGGCTACTTTCGAAGTAGACATTCGCCTACAGCGTAGAACGAGGGAAGGATCTTGAAGAGAAGCGGATACTGTCAACGGAAAAGTACCCTGTTCATTGACCGCGGAATGACCTGCCGCAATGTCCCTGCAAAGCTTGGAGAGAATTTTGGTTCAAAGCGACAAATCATTCGATGCAATAGAGCGGATGATTGCCAGTGCCCAGCAGGGCGATGCCGAAGCCATGGGAGAACTGCTGGCCAAGTACCGCAAATACTTGGTCTTCTTGGCGCGATCACAACTTCATCATCACATGCAGGCCAAGGCGGATCCCTCCGACTTGGCCCAGGAGGTTTGCTTAGCGGCCCACGATGGCATCCAACAATTCCAGGGTAGCACAACGGCGGAATTTGCCGCATGGCTGCGCAGCATTCTGACCAACGTATTAGCCAACCAAGTTCGTCGCTATTTGGGGACGCAAAAGCGAGATGTGCGTTTGGAGCAAGCGCTCGACCAGCGACTCGCCGATGCCTCGGGCTTCCTCCAATCAGGCTTGGCTGGCGATGTGACCTCGCCGAGTCAACAGTTTGCGAAGAACGAGGCCTTTTTGGAATTGGCTGAAGCGCTCGAAGAACTTCCGGAAGACTATCGCCAAGTAATTGTATTGCGACACGTTGATGCAATGCCGTTTACTGAAGTGTCGCGCGTGATGGGGCGAAGTGTCGATAGCGTTGAAAAGCTCTGGGTCCGAGCACTCGGGAAACTGCGTCAAAAACTCGCCTCCGGTTAACACGGCATTATCTGCCCAGGCCCCTCCCCCACGACTCCAACGATCTACCAATGGACGAGCCTCCCCCCATGCGCGACGATTCTCCTAGAGCAGATTCCTTCATTGATGACGATGACGCGAGGGTCGTATCCGCAGTCAAGCAGTTCATGGAGGAGCTGAGCGCGGGACGCAAGCCACAGCTCGCGTCGTTCCTGGAGCAACATGCCGAGATTGCAGAAGTCTTGCGCCCCGCACTTGAGGGGCTGGCGCTCGTGCACGGCGCCGTGGACAAACCGGTCCCCCCCACGCCGCCACTGATGCCAGACGCAGAGTTTCGTGCGAAGCCCATCGGCGACTTTCAAATCACGGGTGAACTGGGACGGGGAGGAATGGGAATTGTCTACGACGCAATCCAACTTTCTCTCGGGCGTCGAGTAGCGCTCAAGGTTCTGCCATTTGCGAGTGGCTTGGACGCGGGGCGACTGCAACGCTTTCGCAACGAGGCACACGCCGCAGCTCAACTGCACCACACCAATATTGTGCCAGTCTATGCGGTTGGAAATGATCGCGG
Coding sequences within it:
- a CDS encoding sulfatase family protein, whose amino-acid sequence is MGAPQTARVMAQAVELPEIQRSAGAKQRNVIFILTDDHRYDAMGFAGHPFLETPNMDQLASQGVHLKNAFVTTSLCSPSRASILTGLYTHKHRVIDNNRLVPPNTIFFPQYLQQAGYSTAFIGKWHMGGAHDEPRPGFDHWVSFRGQGNYLSPGPNYTLNVNGERVPQRGYITDELTDYAVDWLEQQSADKPFFMYLSHKAVHANFTPAERHADRYADADLSFLPKGKEITAQANSPRWVRDQRNSWHGIDFSYHSDKGLDYLYRRYCESVLAVDDSVGRVLEQLKTMGIHDETIVIYMGDNGFMWGEHGLIDKRVAYEASIRVPLVMQCPDLYPGGTVVEEVIGNIDIGPTILQAAGLETPEYMDGESFLELPNNPSQAWRDYFLYVYYWEKNFPQTPTQFALRGERYKYITYYGLWDTDEFYDLQNDPGETQNLIYDPSLAATIKTYEAKLYEMLGEAGGMDIPMNQPAGRSSNKRWAERGGAHAADFPSAMVVDEPINRQAQ
- a CDS encoding sigma-70 family RNA polymerase sigma factor, producing the protein MSLQSLERILVQSDKSFDAIERMIASAQQGDAEAMGELLAKYRKYLVFLARSQLHHHMQAKADPSDLAQEVCLAAHDGIQQFQGSTTAEFAAWLRSILTNVLANQVRRYLGTQKRDVRLEQALDQRLADASGFLQSGLAGDVTSPSQQFAKNEAFLELAEALEELPEDYRQVIVLRHVDAMPFTEVSRVMGRSVDSVEKLWVRALGKLRQKLASG
- a CDS encoding peptidoglycan-binding protein; its protein translation is MSEFVWLRHGDRLPSVVVAQMLLNRTGESLGVDGIYGSRTAAAVKKFQREHRPLTVDGVIGQNTWPRLIANEHLQILDCIDVFDESLFKMEVGDLRRSGASPVLIGGMCNGIEQAICDIRGRANNLFLLRFHGHGAPGAAGVSDGHGSIEDHSTFRNDTATRNALSRLRGCFGSYGCIQFMHCNTAQGAQGTSFLRMVSSVTGVPASAGVDTQFAGTLRKTVRFEGPTRTFCPSGGAMRSWATTLPQFAGMSIA